The segment GCAGGTCAAATCAACTTCAGACACGTTTTTGTGTTCAAGTGAAGActaaaaaaaccacacattttaACAAGTGAGGTGGTGTCATTATCATCTTTCAAGATGTAAACTCTTATGTTATATTCCCCTGTTTATGTCACACAGGTTATTTTATTTGTCATCCTTTTTTAAATGGATTTATGTTTATatatctatatttttttttatttatttgtttattattttatttttgtcatttgcatTTCCTTTGGCTGGTCTGGCTTTCTCGGTTTGTTCCTGGGTTGTTGGGTGTTTTGCTCTGTCcttgtttgttctgtgtttgtgtgttgatgctctgtgcatCTTCTTGAattatgaatgaataaataaaaataccttgtctttaaaaaaagatgtaaaGTCTTAATGatagattaaaaaataattctgtgATAATCCCATTTGCTCCCACTGTAGTTTAAATGAGTCTCAGTTTTAGTCAGACCACTAAATTAAGCAGATTCATATTgataaaaaaaggtgaaatcaTCTACTTTAATAATATAATGTCACAAAATACTAATCATGGACTAAATGGAATGTAAGGTTGTGGCATTTTTAATCACCGGAGTTAATGAAAGGTAATAAAAATTCAGATATATCCTGTCAGTTGATTTAATTGATTGATGATCTGTGTCACGACACCATAGCATGACAGAGACTTATTGTGGCCCCGAGGCACAGAATATATATGAACATCCTCACGTGTAGGCTCATGCGTCCCAGGGAGCaggttaaaaacaaatcaaggcGCACAGTGCCAGACCTTGCATATGTGGCGCCCGAGGCAAGCTTCTCCTGCCCACCACCTGCCCagaaagtagtagtagtagtacagAATACGACATGTAAGACATGTCAGCGTCATGCAGAATGTACTTTTTAAACTACTATTACCTTTAGCCGAATCATCTGTTGTCATGTGAGAAATCCCACAAACCACAACAGATCCAGTGTCTGTTATTTGTTTAGAAATTGTTCATATTTTGTAAAATACGCATATGGTGTatgtaaaatctgaatctgcaaatcGCTGTTGGATGAAatcagtggagtaaaaagtgctCTATGTGTTTGTAAAAAGTGGGTGCCCGATGGCTCACCTGGTAGCGTGTGCACCTCATGTAATAAGCCTGTGTCCTCACCATAGTGGGTTGACCTCGATTCCAACCCggggccctttgctgcatgtcataaCCCTTTCCTGTCACACTTCACctactgtcaaataaaggcaaacatGTAGAGTTACTTATAAAGCATAGAGCAGCATACAGTGGAAATAAGCCACTCACTTAGATACTTTTACCACTGATTCCCTTACATTTCTCTTTGGAAAAAGTTGATGGTGACTAACATGACTTTTGCCCTTTTGTTTATGTGATTTGTTAAAGTGAAAGTGAGGTCTTACAAGTCACGCTGATAAGATCAGTCATTCCTTCTCTCTCCGCCTCTCCTGTCACTCTTCACCTGCGTTATCAAATAAGGGCAAACTTGTGGAGTAACTTATAAACTATAGagtggcataaaatggaaacaaacTACTCATGTAAGGTAGTGCTTATCTACTTTTCACTACTGATATTTGTACATCTCTCACAGGAAAAGTTGATGGTGACCGACGTGATTTTTATTCTCTTATTTATGTGAGTTGATGCAGTGAGAGTAAAGTCTTTCATGTCTCACTAATGAGAGTTTTTGGGGTTTGTTTCccacctttgctgcatgtcacccccttTCTCCACACCTTTCCTGTCACTCTTCACCTGtactatcaaataaaggcaaacatATGGAGCTACTCATTAAGTATAGAGTAGCTTAAAATGAAAGTAGGCCACTGATGTAAAGAAGTGCTTAGATACTTTCTCATAGAAAAATTTACAGGTGACTAACATGTCTTTTGTCCTCTTAtttatgtgattttaaaaagtgaaagtgaagtcTTACCTGTGTCACTGATAAGATGTTTTAAGTTGATGGTGACCAGCGTGACCTTTGGCCTTTTTGtttatgtgattttaaaaagtgaagTCTAACATGTCTCACTgataagatttttttggggggctcAATTCATCTACATGCATGTCACCCCCTTTTCTCTACACCTTTCCTGTCACTCTTCACCTGtactatcaaataaaggcaaacgTACAGAGTTGTATATAAAGTATAGAGtggcttaaaataaaaaatataaagttaCAGGTGACTTACATGTCTTTTGTCCTCTTAtttatgtgattttaaaaagtgaaagtgaagtcTTACATGTCTCACTTTTTTATATTCgctatatttttttaaacaaattactttttttgttaaggTTTTAAATTTACTTCCTTctataatgataaaaatagaGCTTGGACTGAAGAGCCTGGCACATGCACAGCCAGTAATGATGCAAGCTCGCCCGCCGGATCCCCCTCTGCTCCCTCCCCTGCAACCATCAAACCAACAGCGTGTGTTCTCTCAGTCTGTGATCCTGTCTCcgcctctctgtgtctctgactCTGGCACGGTGAGCGGGGCTTATGTGTCTGGTACTgtagcacagagagagagagagagagagagagagagaggagagagagggagctcTACTTGGAGTGACGTCACCTCTCCCATGGCGTCACATTGACGTAGCGCATACCAGGCGCTGTATGTGGAGGCAGAGCCCACATAAATGCACTATTTGACTTTCTCCCCTCAGACGGCGCACATAAACAAACCCGCGTTACAACTCCACACTTTGCAAAGCACCCATCAGCACTGACACACTCAGCGGGAGCGGACGCAGacaacacacactcctcacacCCGggagtttttaattttttaatgttcTCTTTAATTTTCTCTACTTTGTGTACTTTTGAGAAAAAGTacgaaggagaagaagaagaagaaactttTTGTCGCCGATGCATCCTGATCCTCcgctaaaatactttttttgaaatatattttttttctcgcCTTTACTTCGACTTTTGGTGATTATTCTGGATGGGAATAGGATACTTCATACGAGGTTATTACCACATGTAAAGACGGAACCGCTACAGCAAACCAGTAAGTAAATTGTGAATGAATGGGATATTCTGCCGTAAAGCGAGGACTTGTTAGATTACCACACAGAACCAAAACACATTAACCCTCAGCTGTGTGAGCATGTTTATAGCTTATATGTGTATTACCTAAATCCTCGTGTTGAATATATTCTCTACTTTCTTCATCCGTTTTGTCCAACTTTGTGCGTCTAACCTGTTGATATGTCAGACTCCAGTACGCTGCTTCATATTgtctgtccatgtgtgtgtggcgTCTCCAAAGAGCAAAATGAAGctgaatttgaatttaatttgCGCTGGGAAGGTATCATATCCTTTCTGGTTGTCATGGAAATGAGATGCCTCTCACTCACACAATGAATAGTGGAGTCAGACGCACTAATGGTCTGAGTGGAGAATAGTCTAACCTACATTCAGGCAagctgagggagaggagagttAAAGCTCTTTGATTTCATGCCATTTGCTGGGGTTTTGTCTCCTGATGTAGGATTCAGGGGGTGGAGAGTGGGGTGCTGTTAATGATGTTAATGAGTATTTATGTGTTGTAGGatatgggtgtgtttgtgtttatatacAGTGTCACAGACACAGGTCATGAGCACAACAGTGTGTTGTGATTCTCAGCCCTTGGTTTTGCTTTTTAGGATTAAAGCTCCTCAAGAAGGTGAAAGGTGTTTTCCAAACAGTCATATAGTCTGAGCTGTCGCCTGACTGGTGGCCAATTGCAAATGTCAGCTGTCTCACTGTCTACTGTCTCTGTGAGGACACGGCCTCTCCTCCCATTGATCGCAGGAAAAACACCCTCAGCCATTCACCATAAAGCCGCATCCAATTTCTGAAGCCCTCTGTGAAGTATTTCGTAGAAACATCTGACAACACAGACACTGTATACTATAGCAGCTGCTCAAGGCTTTTGGGGCTTTATCCGTGTAGTGTGTGATAAGAAAGTACTGCTTAGTTAGGGCACTTGGGCAACTTGCTGGTTttacctttctttctttctttcacacacttcacacaggTTTACGCACGCACGCAGCCACGCACGCAGACACTTCTGACAGTCTCCCTCTCAGGGCTGATTTACAGTACTCACATATTTCTCTGGTCTCTCCTTTAtgtcctctcttttctctgtctctgtttgctGGAAGCCTCGCGCTGTCCGGGCTTATTGGTGCGAGGGGCTACCGGGGGCTACCGGCGCTCCGGGGCGCGTGCTTTGCAGCTCTTATGTCGTTCTCTTGGTTACCGGTGCGCGCAGGGCCAGAGCCCCACCGACCGGCTCGGCCTGAGAAGAAAGCGAGAGGGGATCCGTTTGCTCATgtagagacaaaaaacagaatGTCTCACTttgcatgaaaaaatatttttcatctttaaaaGTGAACATGGCACTTTGTTTTCATTCTCTTAAGGCTGTGACAAGGGCACATTTACGCACAATTACGCCCACAGAATTGAATAATGGCTTAACTGTTCCAAGTCAGCCCTAATCGAATAAGTGTTAGACAGGCTTATTCATTTTATctggtttgtctttttttctttatttcaacataattGGATCCTTTATGAGGCATTACATCGGTATAAAAGCCATATCATGACCAAGGAAGCATCAAAGGCGGCATCAAAGAGGCCTAAGGTTTCCTTTCACAACTGGTCTGTAAGTTTGGAGAAAAGTGGCTGCTTTACCTAAAGTGGACGAGTTTGATCTGTTGACACAAAGATAAGAGATGGCAGCAGGCTGCAGGTGCCTGTAGCCCTGGGAGTCGGTTAGGGGGGGCTGTGGCTTGTCAACAGACAGTATAGAGGTGCATACCAGGAGATCGAGTGTTTTCTCGACTTGTCCGTATCCGAGAGGGTctagaagagagagagagagagagggagaaagagtgtgtgtacacaagagtgtgtgtgacagaaaggGGGCGCTCTGGGCCTTGAAATCCGGCGGCCATAGTGCGCCCTGCTGCAGTGAGGGAGTTGGAGGCGCACGGCGCACAGGAGTCCGCTGGTTTGGTTTCAGGTCCGACTCTCCAACATTTCCAgattcctctctccctctggaTGAACCCTGAGAAGGCGAATACGGTGGTGATCAGAGGCAAGCGAAGCGATGGCCTGGAGGCACTGGCACAGACTGCTTTTATAAAAGTTGTGACTTTTGTAGGTCTGTATTTGTAGAAGTTGCGTGCAGTTTTTTTAAGCCTGGTTGAGTTTGCATTTTGTAGCGCGaaattaaaattataaaaataacgGAGCACAGCTTGTTAGAATGAAACTTGTCGCCCACGTAAGTGTAAGTCTTGAAATGAGCTAAAAGTCCTCAGTTGTGGTTCATAATATTCTCTTTGTGACGTGGATTCAGTGTCATATTTAAAGCCAAAGTTGGACTATATTCAAATCAAATGCGTAATTCTTCCTTTACATTGTCTTCCAGTGGATTTATATGAATAACTTCAATGATTCATACAGTTTCGGGCGTAAGGCATCTTGTTCTGATGTGCGCAAAGTAGTTTGCATGCTCCTTCATCTTTCTGTTTCTTTACATCCAGTTTCTTGTCTCTATCTGCTGGATTCGATTTTACGCAGTTAATTATGTCTTTTTGGTGTAAAATCAAATTGTTGCTCATTGTCTTTAAATTGTGCCAACATTTCTCTGGGCTCAAATGTTTTAAGGTGGTGTTATGCTGTTAAGTAGAAACTCTCCAAAGAAATGTGCTAAATTAACTTTGTGAAGGCAGTGAAAATGTAAGACATCATTTTATGCTTAGCTCTAAGTGTGGTTGAGTTTTCTGTTGCTATATTTAAGATGAGTGGAGATGATAGTATTACCAGCGTTTTATTCAGCCTGCCGCCTCATCGCTGGCTGTAACCCAGACCTCTCTCCTCCAGGCACAGGTTCGGAAGAGCGCGCCCAGCCGAGCTCGGAGCACCGGCGATCGGACACTTCTTCCTTTGCGACGCCCGCCGAGTCCTCCCCGCTCCAGGAGCCCTGTCCCGGCCGCAGCGACGCCACCCCTCCACCCCGGACACTCAGCACCATTCAGCGCGAAGCTCTTTCACCAGGTACAGACCTGCCCTTTTTAATTTCATcagttctttctttctgtctttccttgtctctttctttatctcttctttcttctcttcaGCTGATGCTTTTGTAGAAAGCGCGACTGTTGTGGCTcaggtgtgtttttctgcacCCATTGTGGTGTTTGGTTGTGTTTTactggagggaaaaaaatgtacaaaagccCCCTTGAAAGTTTATTCTCATCTTAGGTGTTAAATCAGAATTTAACTGTGATAATATACGTCAGTTCCTGTCTACTAAAATTCCAATTCATAAAGTTGTATGAACATGCTGgtgatctttttcttttgtgcGCGGGAGTctgagctggtgtgtgtgtgagatgagaGTGTTTGGTGTGTCGGCTGGTGCGGGCTGAGTTGACATTTCAATCATTAGAGGAACTGGCAGAAAGAAGAGACTTCTGAGACCAAGCACACCTAAAATCCAGAAGCTGTGGGTGAATCACATAGGTCATAGACATCGATCCTCCCAGTGACTCAACAAGGTCTCTGAAAGCCTTTATGACTAAAACAGGCCAAGTTACAGctatatttttgtattgtttcagTTTTATATATTTCAATATTATCAATATATTTAAATCTCCACACAATTCCACAACTATATAAATTAAACAGAATATAAACCCCTTAAATAATAGGTTTATGTAGATGTTCAGCAAGTGGTGGTGTAATTGTGCCtctttgatttgtgtgtgtatgtgtatgtgtgtgcatatgtatgaAAACCACTTTTATTGTGTGAGGCCACTGATTTCAATTTTTCCTCATTattcattgacaaaaaaaaaatcctgtgtttttgtattcatGTCTGCaacttcatgtttttatttgttagaTCTATGGCATTCTGACAATGAACACGCGCGCTCAGTTATTGGAACAGCTGCAGTTTGTCCAGTTGAAATGCACACCTCGAGGTTAGAGACTGTTTCCCTTTCGCCTCACTATGCTGCACCACCTGTGTCTTACTCTGCTTTGGATTGTCTGTCCTCTTGcttgcacgcacacacgcacacagacacacacgcacacctgcTTGCATGTGGTGAAATAAAGGCAATCTGATGGTGGTGTTGGAGTGGAGAAGATTTGCTACAGGGTTGCTTCAGTGGCACAAAAATAAAGACGTTCCACAGATTCtgttggtgagtgtgtgtgagagggtgcACGCTTGTGagcatgggtgtgtgtgttactgagtgAAGTAAAGCACCGAAGAGGATGAGACGTTTGCAGACACAAGTGGTTTTACAGGTTCCTCTCAGGATAAGGGTGCATGTTATTGGCAGGATGAGCATATACAGGTTCATGTTGACATCTTGAACATCattagtgatgaaaatatgtgtgtgtgtgtgtgtgtgtgtgtgtgtgtgtgtgtgtgtacgaatAAACAACTCATCAAAAGCGTCTCTCctcacctgacacacacacagacaaacaccacAGTACATGCAGCTTCAAGTGACTGTCAGCTGTCAAGCAgaatatatttgttttacagAATTTCTCAgcctctctctttttgtctttcaaCTCTTGTCAAGCAAATCAACTGGAGACCTGTTGTACGTCaaagtgtatgtgtgcatatagCTGCTGATAAAATACTATAGTATATGACAGCTGCAGTAagtcttaaacacacacagactataACACCCAACACTGTTGTGAGGCTTGACCTACTGACACATCACAGAGAGCCACAGAGTTCACCACTCTACTCTCCTCCGCTcacacttaatttttttttcctcccctcttcCTGTGATGCTTCAAATCAGTTGCAAAAGTACTTTAGGTATAGCCCAGAAAGGCCCCATGACGCCCATaatgctgcatgtgtgtttttccacgTGGGTTGAAGAGGTGGTCACTAGtagcagaagaaaaaaaactggatGACGTCAAGCACACGTAGGCCTACAGCTTGACTCATATCctcaatttaagaaaaaaaatcttgcatCTTAATATTCACATTGGGACTGAGTGTTGGTTTGTCTGCACATGCTGTGACTGGTAGGGCATTTTGAGGGAATCATTTATAGTTTCACTTTAATATGACttaagaaaaatgtgttttttaagagttggtgtcattttaaatttaggatttttttaaaaaatattcccACCAGGTCAAGCTTAAGAGGTCACATCTCTTTTgaccttttgtgttttttcttttaataaatacacttaataaaataaaataaataaaagttatgtAGATGAGTGTCcctcacattgtttttttttaaccctttgagTCATCCTTTGTTTTCAAGCCCCTACAGCCACGCTGCCCCTCAGGTTTAATTTAATTGTGTTGGAGCAGCTTAAATTAATGTGTCACTCAGTCTGCTTCCGCCATGAGTGACATGAGTTATTCATCAGGCGTATATGACCGCAAACTAAAAGTTGCAGGCTATTTTAAacatgtgttattattatttattttagtctGATAGGAATTAGTAGGGAGCAGGAGCTGATCATGAAATttcaggacttttattttgttaaataaaatgatttttaaaaaaaaaaaaaaaaaaaaaaaagttaacacaacaggaaatacagtcCCCGCCCGAGCCTGAGTGCGTCCGCTCGGGATGCTGGAATATGTGAGTGCTCTAACAACAGCAGGTCCCGATCCGTCCCGTATTTGACTAGACAAACATGACGCGCGGGGAACCGGGGCGATTACGGCAGAGCGCGCGCATGCTGGGCGTCAATGGGAGCAGCGCTGTGTTGACAGTTCCCCTGCTCGAGAGCGACGAGCAAACACCACAAAACCCTGGCTGCGCTGACACTCATGACTGATTAGCCCGCACGCACTCAtcatgcacgcacacatacacacgtgcaCGCACGCAAACGCAGGTGTATTACGTAAGGGGGTTTGATAAGACAGGAGCATTTcgtccacacacacatgatgATGAGGTGGCCTGCTGCTGTGACTGTGGCAGAATTAAATCAAGGGGAAAAACTCAAGACATGCCGACTGGCGTCTGCAGCAGTTAGAGGaaatatctgtgtctgtatgtatgtgtgtgtgtgtgtgtgtctgcatttatcagtgtgtgtgtatctgggtgtgtgcatttgtgtgtgggtTGTGCAGCAAGCATCCAGCACCACCATGGGGTTCCATTATTATTTAATGTTATCTCATCTGCTTTGCCATCTGACTAACCAGAGtacactcacccacacacagacacacacacacacacacacacacacacacacactggtcacAGATACTTCAGCATTTCAGTCTGTAGAGTGGATCTTGGAtctttgctttggctgcttcgCCTCAGTATTGCGCCCCGATGAACCGTAGCTTCTCTAACTGAACTAACTGCGTGAGAATCAGCAGTGTGCggggttgtgtgtgtgcgcgcgtgtgtgtgctcCAAGTGTTTCTACCTATTGGGTGAAGTGCGAGAAGTGTTAAAGCAGGAAACTGAGTAAATGGCAGTAAATGGAAAGATTTTCCTTGAAAGGTGCGTTCAGAAAACTTTTATAACATTGCGAAATCTCTGACACCTCAAGAGCTGAAAAAACTGCCTGTTCCAATAGAGCTGTGCAGAAATTTTTAgtcatgcacatttttttttaattgtcgaCCCTGTTCAgcacgacctgtgtgtgcatgtgcctcCAGCAGAGTCTGCCTTCATCCTGTAGATTTACTGAAGGGTTGTTCCTGTGTTGCGCTTCTGTTGGCAGCCTCCTTGTtcataaaatcctgcttttctGTTTAAATCAGTTGGTTAACTAATATGTCATTTCCTCCCTGACTGATGATTGGTGCCGTACAGCTGTACTCTACTAACAccattaaaatgctttttgaaTGAGAACGTTTTTGAAGACATGTGGTCTGATGTGCCACGCAGCTCTAACCTACGTGTGTGCTCTGTCTCCCTGGCAGACATGCCCTGTGTGCAGGCTCAGTACGGGCCCGCCCCTCCAGGCTCAACCTACTCTGGCCAGTCCTTTAGTTACCAGGGTGACAGCTACAGCTCTGACCTCATGACCCCCGACTACACCAAGCTGGACCTGGGTGGTGGTGAGATCTCCGCCGCTGCCACCACCTCCCTCCCGAGCTTCAACGTCTTCGTGGAGGGGAGCTACGAGCCCAAGTCCTCCTGCCTCTACCAGATGCCCACACACAGGCCCAtcaagaaggaggaggagagctacCCGACTGCTCCGCCACTGGAGGCCATGTCCTCCTCCACCATGTACTTTAAACAGTCTCCCCCTTCCACCCCGACCACCCCGTCCCTGCCGCCCCAGCCTGGCACCTCCTTCCTGTGGGAGGAGCACCCCCTGGCCCCTCCATCGCACGCCCACTCTCTGGGCTCCGGTCTTGACACAGGCCCCCTCAAGTCGCCCCGCTTTCCGCACTTCTACCAGCACTCGCCGCCTCACAGTGGCGGCAGCGTCGGCGGTTACGAGAGTCTGGGTGGAGGACTGGTGcgcacctcctcctcttcctcctcctcctcatcctcggTCTCCCATCCTCACGGTCCACCTCTGGAGCAGCCCATGTACCAGCTGCACCGCGGGGCTGGGGGCAGCAGCCTCGCCTTCCGCTCCCTGGCTCTTGGGCCCTGCGGCCCCCTACTAGGAGACAGCCTGCCATCGCCTCCCCCACGTGGTCCCCAAGGAGAAGGCACCTGTGCGGTGTGTGGGGACAACGCGGCCTGCCAGCATTACGGCGTACGCACCTGTGAGGGCTGCAAGGGCTTCTTCAAGGTAAATGTCCTTTAAAGCtaacaagtgtttgtttttaaggagTCGTTGTTGCAGTTTCCAGGTTTTAGTCTCACTTTAAAACAATCCTGAAAGTTTAAAACTGCATCAATGTCCGTTTTTGGAGTAGCTCTACATCTATATGTTCTAATAAGACATCTGCCTCTTCTCTTATATTCCTGAAAGTATTAAAGTACCTACTCCTCTTGTTCCCATGTTCCCCATCagtacacacactcaaatcCAAACCTGACACCCCATCTTTAAATATCACCCAGTATGTGTGAAGTAGCTGCAAACTGACTGACGTACTTTATTCTGAAACAATCCTCATGCCTTCGCCTCGCTCCCACTCTGCACCCGTCTCTGCGCTCTCTAAATCGCCTTTAGAGTCATCATGAAAGCACAACACACCCACAGGGGTCGTCTCTCCCGGCAACCAAGCTGgcaacttgtgtgtgtgtgtgtgtgtgcgatcGCTTGTGTTACGTGAGAACACagaatgataaaaacaaatactttcTCTCAGGCAAACAGGGAAATTGCCCTCCATGCTCGCAGTCAGCTGCTCAGACACACGGTGCGGTGAGAGTCCAGTGGAAAAGGAATCCTCCTTGAAATCAAAGTTTCCTTTCAGCATGTTTGCAGTGAATCAGTGGCTACGAAATTGACCACAATTCACTGACATAATACTGGGGATGATATGAGTCAGTTTGAGATTTGGTCCGTCAAGTGATTCAACCTAACGCTGTCTCACATCCCATGATACCGCACacgtgctcacacacacacaactcaacATCACCAAGAGACAGTTTTTAGTCAGACtgatttctcattttctttgtgCAAGTCATAAAACACAACAGACAAACTTCTCTGACACGTGCATGTGGTTCAATGCCTCATTCAAATAACAGCAAACTCACACTCAGTGACACTGCAGTCATCTCTCCATGCACAGTT is part of the Epinephelus fuscoguttatus linkage group LG8, E.fuscoguttatus.final_Chr_v1 genome and harbors:
- the nr4a3 gene encoding nuclear receptor subfamily 4 group A member 3 isoform X1, with the translated sequence MNPEKANTVVIRGKRSDGLEALAQTAFIKVVTFVGTGSEERAQPSSEHRRSDTSSFATPAESSPLQEPCPGRSDATPPPRTLSTIQREALSPDMPCVQAQYGPAPPGSTYSGQSFSYQGDSYSSDLMTPDYTKLDLGGGEISAAATTSLPSFNVFVEGSYEPKSSCLYQMPTHRPIKKEEESYPTAPPLEAMSSSTMYFKQSPPSTPTTPSLPPQPGTSFLWEEHPLAPPSHAHSLGSGLDTGPLKSPRFPHFYQHSPPHSGGSVGGYESLGGGLVRTSSSSSSSSSSVSHPHGPPLEQPMYQLHRGAGGSSLAFRSLALGPCGPLLGDSLPSPPPRGPQGEGTCAVCGDNAACQHYGVRTCEGCKGFFKRTVQKNAKYVCLASKNCPVDKRRRNRCQYCRFQKCLSVGMVKEVVRTDSLKGRRGRLPSKPKSPLQTEASPPSPPLSLLSALLRAYSHCTPRDLNYSQFSAAETPSSSSDAEHIQLFYRLLTISMETTRCWADRLPGFSELQREDQNLLIDSAFLELFVLRLAHRSILSEDKLVFCNGLVLHRFQCLRGFGEWLDSIRDFSTHLQSLNLDASAFACLAALVLLTEQVPGLKDSKRVEELQNKVICCLRDHLGCGPSSSSSKAAPPLSRILGLRAELRSQRTQGLQRIFYLKLEDLVPPPPLIDRFLDTLPY